A single Phoenix dactylifera cultivar Barhee BC4 chromosome 1, palm_55x_up_171113_PBpolish2nd_filt_p, whole genome shotgun sequence DNA region contains:
- the LOC120112209 gene encoding uncharacterized protein LOC120112209: MTIQPEFNGSENLKFPEFYKKTHTKKNKEWIDPICAVKHSKMLSLREESSQSGVQLTSEEMSRQALGKRKRYILGFGDGPKPSSSSSTPSRVSQDHVGELQKLKAEMEEMKMEREMEREELRRQLEQERREREEEQKQIAHLTSLVTEFLKEKTQTHKSSIYHDGAMYSTGGTNTRWYVFSFILRRLFRDLDQVKRNIIVNLYLNFSLLFFTCGY; encoded by the exons ATGACTATACAG CCGGAGTTTAATGGTTCTGAAAATCTTAAATTTCcagaattctataagaaaactcATACCAAGAAGAACAAAGAGTGGATTGATCCTATTTGCGCCGTGAAACAT TCAAAGATGTTGAGCTTGCGAGAAGAATCTTCCCAATCCGGTGTGCAATTAACATCAGAGGAGATGTCTAGGCAGGCACttggaaaaaggaagagatacattcttggatttggggatgggccgaagccctcttcatcttcttccacaccTAGTCGTGTGTCACAAGACCATGTTGGGGAGTTACAGAAACTTAAAGCTgagatggaggagatgaagatggagcgtgagatggagcgtgaggagctgcggaggcaattggaacaggagaggagagagcgaGAGGAAGAACAGAAGCAAATTGCACATCTTACAAGTTTGGTGACAGAGTTCTTAAAGGAAAAGACTCAAACGCATAAGTCGTCTATCTATCATGATGGGGCCATGTATTCAACTGGTGGCACAAATACTCGTTGGTATGTATTCTCATTTATATTACGTAGGTTATTTAGAGATTTGGACCAAGTTAAGCGAAATATCATTGTGAACTTatacttgaattttagtttattatttttcacatgtggttattga
- the LOC120111629 gene encoding uncharacterized protein LOC120111629, translating to MKSKEYREGVKSFIEFAVANLGSANDIWCPCVECMNDKKQSIQVVKIHLMLKGISPSYKTWVQHGESVHVHQSCVSNDANCDNGGGVEDRMAGDGTDDRDELSNMLEAVYMGAFMNDDIDELPNNLGREDAQNFDKLFDDAQRPVYPGCKTFTVLSFVIKMLHIKVYNQWSNSSFDMNMKVYKEILPECDKSVPWTLYEVKKFLRDLGLGYVLIHACKYDCVLFWKENANLEKCPICDEPRYKLNDGNGKKIPHKILRYFPLTPRLKRLFLSPKIAVDMRWHKEKRVDDETLRYPADGEEWKNFDRQHPEFSKDPRNVRLGLATDGFNPFGNMSTSYMYERAILYVVIAYSRKNGSR from the exons atgaaGAGTAAAGAGTATAGAGAAGGGGTGAAGTCCTTTATTGAATTTGCGGTGGCAAATTTAGGCTCAGCAAATGATATTTGGTGTCCTTGTGTCGAGTGCATGAATGACAAAAAACAAAGCATTCAAGTTGTCAAGATTCATTTGATGTTGAAAGGAATCTCGCCTTCTTACAAGACTTGGGTGCAACATGGAGAATCTGTTCACGTGCATCAATCTTGTGTTTCAAATGATGCTAACTGTGACAATGGTGGAGGTGTTGAGGATAGAATGGCTGGGGATGGCACCGATGATAGGGACGAATTGTCTAATATGCTGGAAGCTGTTTACATGGGCGCTTTCATGAATGACGATATTGACGAATTGCCTAATAACTTGGGGAGGGAGGATGCACAGAATTTTGATAAGTTGTTTGATGATGCTCAACGACCCGTTTATCCTGGTTGCAAAACTTTTACAGTATTATCATTCGTTATTAAGATGCTTCATATTAAGGTGTACAACCAGTGGAGCAATTCCTCTTTTGACATGAACATGAAGGTATACAAGGAAATTCTACCGGAGTGTGATAAGTCTGTTCCATGGACCCTTTATGAAGTCAAGAAATTTTTACGAGATTTGGGTTTGGGATATGTGCTAATTCATGCATGCAAATATGATTGTGTTCTTTTTTGGAAGGAGAATGCGAACCTGGAGAAATGCCCTATATGTGATGAGCCTAGATATAAGCTGAATGATGGTAACGGTAAGAAGATTCCTCATAAAATTTTGCGGTACTTTCCCCTGACACCGAGATTGAAGCGCTTATTTTTGTCTCCGAAAATAGCTGTAGATATGAGATGGCACAAGGAAAAGCGAGTGGATGACGAAACATTAAGATATCCGGCTGATGGGGAGGAATGGAAGAACTTTGATCGGCAACATCCTGAGTTTTCCAAGGATCCGCGGAATGTGAGGTTAGGGCTAGCCACCGATGGTTTCAATCCTTTTGGAAATATGAGCACATCGTACA TGTATGAAAGAGCAATTTTGTATGTTGTCATTGCTTATTCCCGGAAAAACGGCTCCCGGTAA